A single genomic interval of Fibrobacter sp. UWB13 harbors:
- a CDS encoding CotH kinase family protein, translated as MKLPLAERSPVVFSEINTVNLVYKDYDGGDAGWVELFNRSADTVDLSGKYLTDDSEEPFKWMFGDVKISPDEFMIVFMSGKNLTVTRNGGLEPHAGFKLDKDGGNLYLVNGDGQILDYVEYPKLPPEMSWSLGTLSDGISLDFGYSEPSPYGETVGTVVPTRSPSVDFLVKLPPSGFYAEPFVVSFPKSATVRCAVGGALPTAESPVTTALRIDTTKTIRCASFVAGALSGEELVRTYVFESAPTIPAVFLTTDPKSLFDPDSGLFMKGNFPDGKVPEKGANYWQDKEIPVVVELMEKDAAAPSFVKLAGLQVYGNYSRIKKEKSVAITFREKYGDKRLDYALFPDYPELHKYKSFILRNFGNNFGMDYVRDRLGSSIGDDLGLDSRHGRYAVVYYNGEYYGIQDLRERSNEYYFETRYGMNPDDIDLLDAENAVSAGSAVDYEALIDWLESHSLADDENYAYVASQIDVDNYLNYVHTELYVDNRDWPANNLKKWRNSKLQTKWKWFLFDLDFGFDSGLSLYANNVFEYATAEDGNSWPNGPEYTFLLRKLLENPGFKSAFINRLAVLFQKNFESSKLLARVKKMMAEIQAEISRDQKRWEHNAFEMETELENVEEFVRTRAAVMTKELQEFFGLGDVASVTLAVEGSGRILVHDLPVDEVKMSVNFFEDSPVTLYAEPHSGSTFVGWSDGETAPLRMIQPQYVSELTAVFK; from the coding sequence ATGAAACTCCCTTTGGCGGAGCGTTCTCCTGTTGTCTTTTCTGAAATCAATACCGTTAACCTAGTGTACAAAGATTACGACGGTGGCGATGCGGGCTGGGTGGAACTTTTCAATCGATCTGCGGATACGGTGGACTTGTCTGGAAAGTATTTGACGGATGATTCTGAAGAGCCGTTTAAATGGATGTTTGGCGACGTGAAAATTTCCCCAGATGAATTCATGATTGTATTCATGTCTGGAAAAAATTTAACCGTGACGAGAAATGGTGGGCTTGAACCGCATGCAGGTTTTAAGCTCGATAAGGATGGCGGAAACCTTTACCTTGTCAATGGCGATGGTCAAATTCTTGATTATGTCGAGTATCCGAAATTGCCGCCTGAAATGTCATGGTCGCTTGGAACATTGAGTGATGGTATTTCGTTGGACTTTGGTTATAGCGAGCCTTCTCCTTATGGAGAAACGGTAGGAACTGTTGTGCCGACACGTTCGCCTTCGGTGGATTTTTTGGTGAAACTTCCTCCGTCGGGATTTTATGCAGAACCGTTTGTGGTATCGTTTCCGAAGAGTGCTACAGTGCGTTGTGCTGTGGGTGGGGCTCTCCCTACGGCGGAAAGCCCGGTGACGACTGCTTTGAGAATTGACACTACAAAGACTATCCGTTGCGCTTCTTTTGTCGCGGGGGCGCTGAGTGGAGAAGAACTTGTGCGTACTTATGTTTTTGAGAGTGCGCCAACCATTCCTGCGGTGTTCTTGACGACTGATCCGAAATCTCTTTTTGACCCTGACTCTGGACTTTTTATGAAGGGAAATTTTCCCGATGGGAAAGTACCTGAAAAAGGTGCGAATTATTGGCAGGACAAGGAAATTCCTGTAGTTGTAGAATTGATGGAAAAGGACGCTGCCGCTCCTTCGTTTGTGAAACTAGCTGGGCTTCAGGTTTATGGTAATTACAGCCGCATCAAAAAGGAAAAGTCTGTCGCTATAACGTTCCGCGAAAAGTATGGCGATAAGCGCTTGGATTATGCGCTGTTCCCGGATTACCCTGAACTGCACAAATACAAGAGTTTTATTTTGCGCAATTTTGGCAATAATTTTGGAATGGATTACGTCCGCGACAGGCTTGGAAGTTCTATAGGTGATGATCTTGGACTTGATAGCCGTCATGGACGTTATGCGGTTGTTTACTACAATGGCGAATACTATGGCATTCAGGACCTTCGTGAACGATCGAATGAATATTACTTTGAAACGCGTTATGGAATGAATCCGGACGATATCGACTTGCTTGATGCGGAAAATGCAGTGTCTGCGGGCTCTGCGGTTGATTATGAGGCTCTGATAGATTGGCTGGAATCGCATAGCCTTGCTGATGATGAAAATTATGCGTATGTAGCATCGCAAATAGATGTTGATAATTACCTCAATTATGTGCATACGGAACTGTATGTAGACAATCGCGACTGGCCGGCAAATAATCTCAAAAAATGGCGAAATTCAAAATTGCAGACAAAATGGAAATGGTTCCTTTTCGATTTGGATTTTGGATTTGATAGCGGACTTAGTCTGTATGCAAACAATGTATTTGAATATGCTACGGCAGAAGATGGAAATTCCTGGCCGAATGGTCCGGAATACACGTTCCTGTTGCGTAAGCTGCTGGAAAATCCTGGGTTTAAATCTGCTTTTATAAATCGTCTGGCGGTACTGTTCCAAAAGAATTTTGAAAGCTCAAAGTTGCTTGCACGTGTAAAGAAGATGATGGCTGAAATCCAGGCCGAAATTTCTCGCGATCAGAAACGCTGGGAGCATAATGCTTTTGAAATGGAAACGGAACTGGAAAATGTTGAAGAATTTGTTAGAACTCGTGCGGCGGTAATGACGAAGGAACTCCAGGAATTCTTTGGATTAGGGGATGTGGCGTCTGTCACTTTAGCGGTGGAAGGCTCGGGAAGGATTCTTGTGCACGATCTCCCTGTAGATGAGGTCAAAATGTCTGTGAATTTCTTTGAAGATTCTCCGGTAACGCTCTATGCGGAGCCGCATTCTGGAAGTACTTTTGTAGGGTGGAGTGATGGCGAGACGGCTCCTTTGCGTATGATACAGCCACAATACGTAAGCGAGCTCACTGCTGTCTTCAAATAA
- a CDS encoding EamA family transporter, which translates to MLFLLLTIGPAFLFACGNILEKSGVSTVGKRTGGTSRPWEFFKGVITNKFWWLGIACSGLATLGYYIAMAQYDLSQVQPMMVLNPVLTALMGFCILKEVLTKRIVVAICFVVAGLLYSVENLGESTAVQNIGTLWLYAGGLSFATLIAHLWVKDREMVDSLIMGVGFGLSAAFYKSLAMDFDLDNIDFSSVVNLLMDFRTLGYVATYSIAFLYSQVSFSRGRALFIIPFSAAVGAAVPTLAGALVFYEAFPMGKVISVTLVLIGACLFIVRRPRRKKVADSGPEIKK; encoded by the coding sequence ATGCTATTCCTACTCTTAACCATTGGTCCTGCGTTTTTATTTGCTTGTGGAAACATCCTAGAAAAGTCCGGGGTGTCCACTGTTGGCAAGCGCACGGGCGGAACTTCTAGGCCCTGGGAATTTTTCAAGGGCGTTATCACGAATAAGTTTTGGTGGCTCGGCATTGCATGTTCCGGGCTTGCAACGCTTGGCTATTACATTGCCATGGCTCAGTATGACTTGAGTCAGGTGCAGCCGATGATGGTCTTGAATCCGGTGCTGACGGCGTTGATGGGATTTTGCATCCTCAAGGAAGTCTTGACCAAGCGCATTGTGGTGGCAATTTGCTTTGTCGTGGCGGGCCTCCTTTACTCCGTTGAAAATCTAGGGGAATCGACGGCGGTGCAGAATATCGGGACGCTTTGGCTGTATGCGGGCGGACTTAGCTTTGCGACTCTCATTGCGCACCTCTGGGTAAAAGACCGTGAAATGGTGGACTCGCTTATCATGGGCGTTGGCTTTGGGCTTTCGGCTGCTTTTTACAAGAGCTTGGCGATGGACTTTGACCTCGACAATATCGATTTTTCGTCGGTGGTAAACCTGCTCATGGATTTTAGAACGCTTGGCTATGTGGCGACTTACAGCATTGCGTTCTTGTATTCGCAGGTGTCTTTCTCTCGTGGGCGTGCGTTGTTCATTATCCCATTCAGTGCTGCGGTCGGTGCCGCTGTTCCGACGCTTGCGGGCGCACTCGTTTTTTACGAAGCGTTCCCGATGGGCAAGGTGATTTCTGTCACTCTCGTGCTGATTGGCGCTTGCCTTTTTATCGTTCGCAGACCGAGAAGAAAAAAGGTGGCCGATTCGGGACCCGAAATTAAGAAGTAG
- a CDS encoding lytic transglycosylase domain-containing protein encodes MKLFCSLLFACTAALYAQVDGSVYSTYKSPFADQEMIAPDQFQDVVVRAARAKKTMNDISVPQNHRDFARAAYYYYSGQWDSAYAAYNSLRKREPELLGPVVLRMAKANFKQEKYAKMRETLRLEKSLENDRAWRDAADRLRIEATMADYSLNDVARADSLMVYLNGNPDGDDVDPLKYRYAQYLEDSYQLKQAKRMYMKLLTSRTSYKDSAYASVRRLREVLGAPESLAEKVAYAKLACTKDEMKNCIDLLDSIQILDAQQAQKNPASVVVLDDPAYARLKKSTLDLNTRIMLWEKRAAALRSLNRNEDAIEQYRNLIENVEARPSWIQAILKLYRKEAAGLFDEEIHTYDSLLQDVSQFSTENANNLWLRGFEFEQKLMYDKAIDCYKKLIHKRFKSNLKRQWARFRIGYCYFKRGMWVEAAAYFRDATKDPFLWSGSASRMFLGDTYKKMGEDSLAREAYLDCIKDFPLSYYAHRSRMKLLDNHLLPADKIPYAHGVPMSHAATIEWIRSVNKLGKPDASYSKERYERIKRLFLYGFEEEAFRLYDEVKKKNFKRMDFLYEYGKLFYEMGETAAGYRLARQFQAKMDRRLFMTPPIDVLHYLFPVPYADPVVYYSGTSIDPFFVYSVMRQESIFDFQITSPAGACGLLQIMPATGKMLADKEEISGFNPKRLYNAYMNIRLGIRYLVDLKDEYKNDYMYVLCNYNAGPKPTKRWQSESEGLPWDLRVEEISYWETRDYVKRVMGNYWIYKEIYDGI; translated from the coding sequence ATGAAATTATTTTGTTCTTTATTGTTTGCGTGTACAGCCGCCTTGTATGCTCAGGTGGATGGTTCGGTATATTCCACCTACAAGTCTCCGTTCGCGGATCAGGAAATGATTGCTCCGGACCAGTTCCAGGATGTGGTTGTTCGTGCTGCCCGTGCGAAGAAAACAATGAACGATATTTCAGTTCCGCAGAACCATCGCGATTTTGCCCGCGCTGCCTATTACTATTACAGTGGCCAGTGGGACAGTGCCTATGCTGCCTATAATTCCTTGCGTAAGCGTGAACCGGAATTGCTTGGACCTGTTGTGCTCCGCATGGCGAAGGCAAACTTCAAGCAGGAAAAGTATGCCAAGATGCGCGAAACGCTCCGACTCGAAAAGAGCCTGGAAAACGACAGGGCTTGGCGTGATGCGGCGGACCGCTTGAGAATTGAAGCGACAATGGCGGATTATTCGCTGAATGATGTTGCTCGTGCGGACTCCTTGATGGTCTACCTCAATGGAAATCCGGATGGCGACGATGTGGATCCGCTGAAGTACCGTTACGCCCAATATTTGGAAGATTCTTACCAGCTGAAACAGGCAAAACGCATGTACATGAAGCTCCTCACGAGCCGTACATCGTATAAGGATTCCGCTTATGCTTCTGTGCGCCGCTTGAGGGAAGTGCTGGGGGCGCCTGAATCGCTTGCCGAAAAAGTGGCCTATGCCAAGCTTGCCTGCACCAAGGACGAAATGAAGAACTGCATCGACCTGCTCGATTCTATCCAAATTTTGGATGCGCAGCAGGCGCAGAAAAATCCTGCTTCGGTGGTGGTGCTTGATGACCCGGCTTATGCACGCCTGAAAAAGAGCACGCTAGATTTGAACACGCGCATTATGCTGTGGGAAAAGCGTGCGGCGGCACTCCGTTCTCTGAACCGTAATGAAGATGCGATTGAACAGTACCGCAACTTGATTGAAAATGTGGAAGCGCGTCCTTCCTGGATTCAGGCAATACTCAAGCTTTACCGCAAGGAAGCGGCAGGGCTATTTGACGAAGAAATCCACACTTACGATTCGCTTTTGCAGGACGTGAGCCAGTTCAGCACCGAAAACGCCAATAACCTCTGGCTGCGCGGCTTTGAATTTGAACAGAAGCTGATGTACGATAAGGCGATTGACTGCTACAAGAAACTCATCCATAAGCGTTTCAAGAGCAATCTGAAACGCCAGTGGGCGAGATTCCGCATTGGCTACTGCTACTTTAAGCGCGGCATGTGGGTCGAGGCTGCGGCATACTTCCGCGATGCGACGAAGGATCCTTTCCTCTGGAGCGGTAGTGCTTCGAGAATGTTCCTTGGCGATACTTACAAGAAGATGGGCGAGGATTCGCTTGCCCGTGAAGCTTATCTCGACTGCATCAAGGACTTCCCGCTTTCGTATTATGCACACCGCAGCCGCATGAAGCTTTTGGACAATCATTTGTTGCCTGCGGACAAGATCCCGTATGCTCATGGCGTGCCGATGTCCCATGCGGCGACGATCGAATGGATCCGCTCGGTGAATAAGCTCGGAAAGCCGGATGCCTCGTACAGCAAGGAACGTTACGAACGCATCAAGAGGCTCTTCTTGTATGGTTTTGAAGAAGAAGCGTTTAGGCTGTATGACGAAGTCAAGAAGAAAAACTTCAAGCGCATGGATTTCTTGTACGAATACGGAAAACTGTTCTACGAGATGGGCGAAACGGCTGCCGGTTACAGGCTTGCACGCCAGTTCCAGGCGAAGATGGATAGGCGCCTGTTCATGACGCCGCCGATAGATGTTTTGCATTATTTGTTCCCGGTTCCGTATGCTGACCCTGTGGTTTACTATTCGGGCACGAGCATCGATCCGTTCTTTGTGTATAGCGTGATGCGTCAGGAATCCATTTTCGATTTCCAGATTACATCGCCTGCGGGCGCCTGCGGCCTTTTGCAGATTATGCCTGCGACGGGTAAGATGCTTGCCGACAAGGAAGAAATTTCTGGCTTTAATCCGAAACGCTTGTACAATGCCTACATGAACATCCGCTTGGGGATCCGCTATTTGGTGGACCTCAAGGATGAGTACAAGAACGACTACATGTATGTGCTTTGCAACTACAATGCAGGTCCCAAGCCGACGAAGCGCTGGCAGTCTGAAAGCGAAGGCCTCCCGTGGGATTTGCGCGTCGAAGAAATCAGCTACTGGGAAACCCGCGACTACGTCAAGCGCGTCATGGGAAATTACTGGATCTACAAAGAAATCTATGACGGGATTTAG
- a CDS encoding nucleotide sugar dehydrogenase gives MSFETKIVCIGAGYVGGPTMTVIADKCPDVKVTVVDINQSRIDAWNSENLPIFEPGLDDVVKRARGRNLFFSTDIPAAIKEADIIFVSVNTPTKTFGHGAGKASDLQYWEKTARNILEIADEGKIIVEKSTLPVRTAAAMERILNSNDKGLHFEVLSNPEFLAEGTAINDLFEPDRVLIGSHQTESGLAACQKLVDVYAHWVPRDRILTTNLWSSELTKLTANAFLAQRISSINSISALCERTGADVDEVAYVMGKDRRIGSKFLKASIGFGGSCFKKDILNLVYLCGYYGLPEVAAYWESVVKINEWQTHRVVDRMLETMFNTIASKKIAVFGFAFKANTGDTRESPANLVVRDLLAEHALPVVTDPKAIPDAKRDLKDVIEQVTFEEDPYKAAEGAHAVVVCTEWKCFAELDWKRIYSTMAKPAFVFDGRNILDADALRKIGFEVTSIGKGKAE, from the coding sequence ATGAGTTTCGAAACTAAAATTGTTTGCATTGGTGCTGGCTACGTCGGTGGCCCCACCATGACCGTTATTGCCGATAAGTGCCCCGATGTTAAGGTTACCGTAGTTGATATCAACCAGTCGCGTATTGATGCCTGGAATAGCGAAAATCTCCCGATTTTTGAACCAGGTCTGGATGACGTTGTAAAGCGCGCCCGTGGCCGTAACCTGTTCTTTAGCACGGATATTCCTGCCGCTATCAAGGAAGCGGATATCATCTTTGTGTCGGTGAATACCCCGACGAAGACGTTTGGCCATGGTGCCGGCAAGGCTTCTGACCTCCAGTACTGGGAAAAGACCGCCCGCAACATTTTGGAAATTGCCGATGAAGGCAAGATTATCGTCGAAAAGTCGACGCTCCCGGTGCGTACTGCCGCCGCCATGGAACGAATCCTGAATTCCAACGATAAGGGACTCCACTTCGAAGTGCTCTCTAACCCGGAATTCTTGGCCGAAGGTACCGCCATCAACGACCTTTTTGAACCGGACCGCGTGCTTATCGGCTCCCATCAGACGGAATCGGGCCTTGCAGCCTGCCAGAAGCTCGTGGACGTGTATGCCCACTGGGTACCGCGTGACCGCATCCTTACGACGAACCTCTGGAGTTCCGAACTCACGAAGCTTACGGCGAACGCCTTCCTCGCTCAGCGCATCAGTTCTATCAACTCGATTAGCGCTCTTTGCGAACGTACTGGCGCGGATGTCGATGAAGTGGCTTACGTGATGGGCAAGGACCGCCGCATTGGCTCCAAGTTCCTCAAGGCATCCATCGGTTTCGGTGGTAGCTGCTTCAAGAAAGATATTTTGAACCTCGTGTACCTGTGCGGTTACTATGGACTCCCCGAAGTGGCCGCCTACTGGGAAAGTGTCGTGAAGATCAACGAGTGGCAAACCCACCGCGTGGTGGACCGTATGCTCGAGACGATGTTCAACACGATTGCGAGCAAGAAGATTGCCGTGTTCGGTTTTGCGTTCAAGGCAAATACGGGGGATACCCGTGAAAGCCCGGCGAACCTCGTTGTACGCGACTTGCTCGCCGAACATGCACTGCCTGTCGTGACTGACCCGAAGGCTATCCCGGACGCAAAGCGCGACCTCAAGGATGTGATTGAACAGGTAACGTTTGAAGAAGATCCGTACAAGGCTGCCGAAGGTGCACACGCTGTTGTCGTCTGTACTGAATGGAAGTGCTTTGCTGAACTCGACTGGAAACGCATTTACAGTACGATGGCAAAGCCAGCCTTTGTGTTTGATGGTCGTAATATTTTGGATGCCGATGCTCTTCGCAAGATTGGGTTTGAAGTGACGAGTATCGGTAAGGGTAAGGCGGAGTAG
- a CDS encoding CotH kinase family protein: MESSSSASGDAGGTKLPFVGGPVMFTEVDPVNVDFKDHEGDDAGWVELFNTSADTVNLSEMYLTDSWEEPFKWKLGDVKMAPNSFLVIFLSGKNYPDYVMPHDSIDMIGSGCWTWTDAESDPPGYSYADPLPGYDEKCFSENGQSRIGTVMKLGENEELGWSSISFFVGTGSSDPSDVLDISAANEILIQAYITKGRNVSVRLAQPDIDDWKGYEMVLEGTGDSSTVYRMALPTGTTFPDLANIYGTRLSPEASESQEVTLKVFSYIARNRGHEPHAGFKLSKKGGSLYLVNADASIVDSVSYPELPLGKTWNYGGSWGYADPSPYGYSSSLTFTREENIDTLLFPPSGFYTEPFVLNLESTNNAVCETGGKLPSEETVFQKSILINKTTVIRCAKIAPQSLPSDVVTRTYIFEAASTVPAVFLTTDPNSLFDLDTGIYMEGPNAQSKEPHYGANYWLDKEIPVTVELMEPGTSSPAFAKNAGLKIFGNYSRQNDKKSVAITFREKYGDSHLKYPLFPEFPELNKFKVFLLRNNGSNYGNDYIRDRLASSVSEGLGVDYQRGRFAVVYYNGEYFGIHSIRERSTADYFETHYGLDPDKIDLLKADNAVSAGSAVDYVALMDWLESNHLDKEENYAYIASQIDVDNFINYMHTELFANNRDWPANNLKKWRNTSSKTPWKWFLYDLDFGFGNDYSKYKNNIFEFATAEDGESWPNGPESTLLFRRLLENEGFKAAFINRMAVLLQMNFESSRVLARIEKMMAEIQSEISRDQKRWGLSASKMTKQLNAIKNFAMNRPSVVYGELQEFFALGETAAVSLSVSGSGRILVHNLPVDVSKMTVNFFTGFPVTLSAEPLMGSTFAGWSDGESSPTRVILPECVSEVTAIFK, from the coding sequence ATGGAAAGCAGCTCTTCGGCAAGTGGTGATGCGGGTGGCACGAAACTTCCGTTTGTTGGCGGCCCTGTGATGTTCACCGAGGTCGACCCGGTTAACGTTGATTTCAAGGACCACGAAGGCGATGACGCCGGTTGGGTAGAACTTTTTAATACATCTGCTGATACAGTAAATTTGTCTGAAATGTACTTGACGGACTCGTGGGAAGAACCCTTCAAGTGGAAATTGGGCGATGTGAAAATGGCGCCGAACTCGTTTTTGGTCATTTTCCTCTCGGGAAAGAACTATCCCGATTACGTAATGCCGCATGATTCTATTGATATGATTGGGTCTGGTTGCTGGACTTGGACGGATGCTGAGAGCGATCCTCCGGGCTACAGCTATGCCGACCCGTTGCCGGGATACGATGAAAAATGCTTTAGTGAAAATGGACAGAGTCGCATTGGTACGGTGATGAAACTGGGTGAAAACGAGGAACTTGGTTGGTCGTCCATTTCGTTTTTCGTAGGAACGGGGAGTAGTGACCCTTCGGATGTGTTGGATATTTCGGCGGCAAATGAAATTTTGATACAGGCGTACATTACAAAGGGCCGCAATGTTTCGGTTCGCTTGGCACAGCCCGATATTGATGACTGGAAAGGTTACGAGATGGTTCTTGAAGGAACTGGAGATTCTTCGACGGTTTACCGTATGGCGCTCCCTACAGGAACAACATTCCCTGATTTGGCGAATATTTATGGGACGCGATTGAGCCCCGAGGCAAGTGAATCTCAAGAAGTAACCCTTAAGGTTTTCAGCTACATTGCGCGGAACCGCGGCCATGAACCACACGCAGGCTTCAAGCTTTCGAAAAAGGGAGGCTCGCTTTATTTGGTAAATGCCGATGCTTCAATTGTGGATTCTGTGTCGTATCCGGAATTGCCTCTCGGGAAAACATGGAATTATGGGGGAAGTTGGGGATATGCCGACCCTTCACCGTATGGTTATAGTAGTTCGCTGACATTTACTCGCGAAGAGAATATCGACACTTTACTGTTTCCGCCTTCGGGATTTTATACAGAACCTTTTGTTCTAAATCTTGAAAGTACGAATAATGCCGTGTGCGAAACAGGTGGCAAATTGCCTTCGGAAGAGACTGTATTTCAGAAGAGTATTTTAATCAACAAGACGACGGTAATACGCTGTGCAAAAATCGCTCCGCAAAGCCTTCCGAGCGATGTGGTGACACGTACTTACATTTTTGAGGCTGCGTCTACAGTGCCTGCGGTATTTCTCACGACTGACCCGAATTCACTTTTTGATCTGGATACTGGTATTTATATGGAAGGTCCAAATGCTCAGAGCAAGGAACCTCACTACGGAGCTAATTACTGGCTCGATAAGGAAATCCCTGTGACGGTGGAGTTGATGGAGCCGGGAACGAGTTCGCCTGCGTTTGCGAAAAATGCTGGACTCAAAATTTTTGGTAATTACAGCAGGCAAAATGATAAAAAGTCGGTAGCGATTACGTTCCGTGAAAAGTATGGTGATTCTCACCTGAAGTATCCGCTGTTTCCTGAATTCCCGGAGCTAAACAAGTTCAAGGTGTTCTTGCTGCGCAACAACGGGAGCAACTACGGAAATGACTACATACGCGACCGCTTGGCAAGTTCCGTGAGCGAAGGGCTTGGCGTCGATTATCAGCGCGGACGATTTGCCGTTGTGTATTATAACGGAGAATACTTCGGCATCCACAGCATCCGTGAACGCTCAACGGCAGACTATTTTGAAACGCATTACGGACTTGATCCGGATAAAATAGATTTACTCAAGGCGGATAATGCTGTTTCTGCGGGCTCGGCTGTTGATTATGTGGCGTTGATGGATTGGCTGGAATCCAACCATCTAGATAAAGAAGAGAACTATGCTTATATCGCATCGCAAATAGATGTCGACAATTTCATCAATTACATGCATACGGAGCTCTTTGCAAATAACCGCGACTGGCCCGCGAATAATCTCAAGAAGTGGCGTAATACAAGTTCCAAGACTCCGTGGAAATGGTTCCTGTATGATCTTGATTTTGGATTTGGTAATGATTATAGTAAGTATAAGAATAACATATTTGAATTTGCGACGGCAGAAGATGGTGAATCGTGGCCAAATGGACCTGAATCAACTTTGTTGTTCCGACGTTTGCTCGAAAATGAAGGCTTCAAGGCCGCGTTTATCAACCGAATGGCGGTACTCTTGCAGATGAATTTTGAAAGTTCGCGGGTGCTTGCTCGCATTGAAAAAATGATGGCTGAAATTCAGTCGGAGATTTCTCGTGATCAAAAACGCTGGGGGCTGAGCGCTTCGAAAATGACAAAACAGCTCAACGCCATCAAGAATTTTGCGATGAACCGCCCTAGTGTCGTTTATGGTGAATTGCAGGAATTTTTTGCACTAGGCGAAACGGCTGCTGTAAGCTTGTCTGTAAGTGGCTCTGGGCGGATCCTTGTGCATAATCTTCCTGTTGATGTGTCGAAAATGACTGTGAATTTCTTTACGGGATTCCCGGTGACGCTCAGTGCGGAGCCTCTTATGGGAAGTACTTTTGCAGGTTGGAGTGATGGCGAATCTAGCCCCACACGGGTGATTTTGCCGGAATGCGTCAGTGAAGTTACGGCCATCTTCAAATAA